The window TCCGAGTCGCTCTCGGAGGACGACGGCCCGGCTGAAGGCAGGACGGGCGGACGCGGGGATGGCTCAGGCCCATCGGAGGTTTCTTCCGTGGTGCCGCAATTCAGGCTGAGCACCCAACCCAGTTTGTTGTGGAGGAGCTGACGGAGGCCCGGCGGCAGTGGCAACACATCCAGGGTGTCCATACAGTCTGGCAGCAGCTGGCGAAGGCGAGCGCAGCAGAGATACAGCAGGGAGGTGGGCGCCGAGCAAGACCGGATCACCTTCATGCTGCTCTTTGCTGCCGTCGAGCACGCCATCGGATAGAAGCGCTTATTCTGCAGTTCTGTAGCAGCCACGCCTGGACCGAGAAAAAGTCGTGTTAATTTTCACCTGTAATCAGCCATAATCATGTGACTGCTGACATCAACCAATCCTGGCATTTCTAGATATTATTTAACCATGACAAGTAGAATAAAGTCATGAGGTTTCAATTCTATGCATAGTTTCTGTTGTAGTTTATGACTGAATTGTACTAagacatggtgcattcaaaCACAATCAGTTCAAAGAATGACAGTTTCCAGCTGTGATGAGCGGTTTAAATCTGCAGATAGCGTCCTGAGTTTGTACTAACCGATACACTTCCTGTTCTTGAAGAAGGTCAGCGTGCCGTGCCACGTGTCCAGATGAACTCCGATGATGGACCCTTGTCCAAACCGGGAGGAGAAGTTCATCTTGTCGCCTTTATGATGTAACAagcctaaaacacacacacagtgatgtcagTCAGAGTAAGCAGCTGCCGCTCTGTCACAGCCGCGTTGTGTTGATCGTACCGGTGTAAGAGAGACCCCAGCTGTCTGCGTCTTTTCCCAGCAGGCTGCAGAAcgtgtgtctgtatttgtccAGATTAACATCAGACGTTCCGATACCGACCATCTGCAgaggcacacaaacactgagacacagagacaccacACACGGAGGCAGACACATGTGAGAAGCAGAGGAGTTACCATGTCCGTTCCGTACACCGGGGACGTCATCTTGATTTCCCAGAAGTGCTGCCCCTCTGCCAGCTCCTTGGCGCCTCGGATTGCCGCCGTGCCGCAGCTGTACTCTGAGTGGAAGTTCACTTTGCGATTGTCGCAGCTCAGTAAGGTCGCTGTCGATCGGCTGTTAGGGTCCCAAACCCAGTCAAAGTCTGAAACATCAGATTAATATTTAACGATACAGGAAATTAAATGTACGTCTGAGGGGAAGCACAAGATTTTTTCCTATGTATCTGGGTCTTAATGATTAAAAATCAGACACCGAGAACACTctgagcaacaacacaacaagttcTTTTGCTGGACaaatgacctgtgtgtgtgtgtgtttttccaatTCCTCAAATTTTTCTGCCTGTTTGTCATTTAAAAGATGGCAGACAGGGCCTGAGTTTAAAAATAACTGTGATAGAGTTAGAGGACAACGTGATTTGGCTCTAGTGACACAACATGAGTCAACCTCTCGGCCTCTGAAGGATTAAATCTTCCTCGGCATACCTTGGTCATCCTCGCCACAGTGGCAGTCTTTGATTTGGTGAAAGCCTCGCAGTCGAGGGTTGTAGCTGGTTTCAGCCTGAGAATCGCAGCCACAGTACGACTCTCCAGTGACAGGCACAGCACTGGGAACCGGAGGAACCATCACCGCTGAGAAGTCTGCCTCGGAGTCTGAATCACTGTtctataacaacaacaacactaaatAACATacagcacaggaggaggagcttcTCTCAAAGATCTTTTAAACTTTAAAACCAAAATGCAAAAAGAATCATATCCGCTCTGATACAAAGAACATGAAAAACAGATTCTTTAGCTGTAAACTCATCAttttcagacagacacacactgttcatGATGGCCAAAGGCAAACTGCTGGCTTTCTGTTCGACTGGGCCCCTCATGGGGACACGTCTTTCGACACACTTAGCACTCAGCTCAGATGTTTTTGCATGCTTACCTCCAGGCGGTCGAAGCTCCAGTCTTCACTTTCAGAGGCCAACACCAAGGCCCGGGCGTCAGCATCGCGGCGGATCCCGCCCCAGACGTACCGCCACGCACGACTCCTGCTGCGCCTGGACATGGCAGCAACACCAGAACACGAACCCGCCAGTCAGAGAAGGGTTAGTGCAGATGTTGGAAGAACAgcatcagtccagctgctggacaacaacaacaacaacaacagagacgAGTGAAATAAGACGTTTATCCATCAGTTATGGCACAACAAAACT of the Parambassis ranga chromosome 8, fParRan2.1, whole genome shotgun sequence genome contains:
- the spsb3a gene encoding SPRY domain-containing SOCS box protein 3a isoform X2, translated to MVPPVPSAVPVTGESYCGCDSQAETSYNPRLRGFHQIKDCHCGEDDQDFDWVWDPNSRSTATLLSCDNRKVNFHSEYSCGTAAIRGAKELAEGQHFWEIKMTSPVYGTDMMVGIGTSDVNLDKYRHTFCSLLGKDADSWGLSYTGLLHHKGDKMNFSSRFGQGSIIGVHLDTWHGTLTFFKNRKCIGVAATELQNKRFYPMACSTAAKSSMKVIRSCSAPTSLLYLCCARLRQLLPDCMDTLDVLPLPPGLRQLLHNKLGWVLSLNCGTTEETSDGPEPSPRPPVLPSAGPSSSESDSESCASDPEACQRKRCRWT
- the spsb3a gene encoding SPRY domain-containing SOCS box protein 3a isoform X1, whose amino-acid sequence is MSRRSRSRAWRYVWGGIRRDADARALVLASESEDWSFDRLENSDSDSEADFSAVMVPPVPSAVPVTGESYCGCDSQAETSYNPRLRGFHQIKDCHCGEDDQDFDWVWDPNSRSTATLLSCDNRKVNFHSEYSCGTAAIRGAKELAEGQHFWEIKMTSPVYGTDMMVGIGTSDVNLDKYRHTFCSLLGKDADSWGLSYTGLLHHKGDKMNFSSRFGQGSIIGVHLDTWHGTLTFFKNRKCIGVAATELQNKRFYPMACSTAAKSSMKVIRSCSAPTSLLYLCCARLRQLLPDCMDTLDVLPLPPGLRQLLHNKLGWVLSLNCGTTEETSDGPEPSPRPPVLPSAGPSSSESDSESCASDPEACQRKRCRWT